One Lytechinus pictus isolate F3 Inbred chromosome 12, Lp3.0, whole genome shotgun sequence genomic region harbors:
- the LOC129272321 gene encoding uncharacterized protein LOC129272321 — protein MSYDPKSFKHFFGYYDHLVSDRGNLTKADKALISLSVSTENKCLYCTVSHRVVFRLSTDDPVLTDQLTVNWKTADLTDRQRAIVELAMAVTKNEPITEEQFTNLEQHGLDQRDAFDIGHYAAFFALANRIAIFTKLRPNDEFSD, from the exons ATGTCGTACGACCCGAAATCCTTCAAGCATTTCTTTGGCTACTACGATCACCTTGTCTCGGATCGAGGCAATCTCACCAAGGCCGACAAAGCTTTGATCAGTCTCTCGGTCAGCACGGAAAACAAGTGTCTCTACTGCACCGTTTCTCACAGGGTGGTTTTCAGACTCAGCACCGACGACCCGGTACTAACTGATCAG CTAACAGTCAACTGGAAAACAGCTGACCTGACGGACAGACAGAGGGCCATCGTAGAACTGGCCATGGCAGTGACCAAGAACGAACCCATCACGGAAGAGCAGTTCACCAACCTTGAACAGCATGGCCTTGACCAACGGGATGCCTTTGACATCGGCCACTATGCCGCTTTCTTTGCGTTGGCCAACAGGATTGCCATCTTCACCAAACTCAGACcaaatgatgaattttcag